A DNA window from Setaria viridis chromosome 2, Setaria_viridis_v4.0, whole genome shotgun sequence contains the following coding sequences:
- the LOC117844700 gene encoding cytochrome P450 716A1: MAAAIAVALLATFLTPLIVYWLTTRTKKPLPANLPPGSLGLPVIGQSLGLLRAMRSNTGERWLRDRVDRYGPVSKLSLFGAPTVFVTGAAANKLVFGSDALAPKQPRCLPLILGRRNILELAGDDYRRVRGAMMQFLKPDSLRRYVGAIDAEVSRHLDAEWAGRRNVAVLPLMKLLTFDIIATLLFGLERGAVRARLAAAFSAMLEGMWSVPLDLPFTAFRRSLRASARARRVLEATLAEKKARLERGESSPADDLVSCLASLRAEGGNGKRLLTDEEIVDNAMVVLVAGHDTSSVLMTFMIRHLAGDPETLAAMVEEHEEIVKNKANGEALTWEDLQSMRLTWRVALETLRMIPPIFGSFRRAMEDIEFDGYVIPKGWQVFWASSVTHMDPAIFKDPEKFDPSRFESPAPPYAFVAFGGGQRLCAGIEFARVETLVTMHHLVRRFRWRLLSKENIFVRDPMPSPLHGLPIELEHIGVERVLSSKVIASIML, from the exons ATGGcggccgccatcgccgtcgcgcTCCTCGCCACCTTCCTCACGCCGCTGATCGTCTACTGGTTAACGACAAGGACCAAGAAGCCGCTTCCGGCGAACCTTCCCCCGGGCTCGCTGGGCCTGCCGGTGATCGGGCAGAGCCTGGGCCTGCTCCGCGCGATGCGGAGCAACACCGGCGAGCGGTGGCTCCGGGACCGGGTCGACAGGTACGGCCCCGTGTCGAAGCTGTCGCTGTTCGGCGCGCCGACGGTGTTCGTGACGGGCGCCGCCGCGAACAAGCTGGTGTTCGGCAGCGACGCGCTGGCGCCGAAGCAGCCCCGGTGCCTGCCGCTGATCCTGGGCCGCCGGAACATcctcgagctcgccggcgacgactaCCGCCGCGTGCGCGGCGCCATGATGCAGTTCCTCAAGCCCGACTCGCTGCGGCGGTACGTAGGCGCCATCGACGCCGAGGTGTCGCGCCACCTCGACGCCGAGTGGGCGGGGCGCCGGAACGTCGCCGTGCTGCCGCTGATGAAGCTCCTCACGTTCGACATCATCGCGACGCTGCTCTTCGGCCTCGAGCGCGGCGCCGTCAGGGCGCGGCTCGCCGCGGCGTTCAGCGCGATGCTGGAGGGCATGTGGTCGGTGCCGCTGGACCTGCCGTTCACGGCGTTCCGCAGGAGCTTGagggcgagcgcgcgggcgcggcgggtgCTCGAGGCGACGCTCGCGGAGAAGAAGGCCAGGCTGGAGCGGGGGGAGTCGTCGCCCGCGGACGACCTCGTGAGCTGCCTCGCCAGCCTGAGGGCCGAAGGCGGCAACGGCAAGCGGCTGCTGACGGACGAGGAGATCGTGGACAACGCCAtggtcgtcctcgtcgccggccacgacacGTCGTCCGTGCTCATGACCTTCATGAtccgccacctcgccggcgatcCCGAAACCCTCGCCGCCATGGTCGAAG AGCACGAAGAGATCGTCAAGAACAAGGCCAACGGCGAGGCGCTGACATGGGAGGACCTGCAGAGCATGAGGCTCACGTGGCGCGTGGCCCTGGAGACGCTGCGGATGATCCCGCCCATCTTCGGGAGCTTCCGGCGAGCCATGGAGGACATCGAGTTCGACGGCTACGTCATCCCCAAGGGGTGGCAGGTGTTCTGGGCGTCGAGCGTGACGCACATGGACCCGGCCATCTTCAAGGACCCCGAGAAGTTCGACCCGTCGAGGTTCGAGAGCCCGGCGCCGCCATACGCGTTCGTGGCGttcggcggcgggcagcggctgTGCGCCGGGATCGAGTTCGCGAGGGTGGAGACGCTGGTGACCATGCACCACCTGGTGAGGCGCTTCCGGTGGAGGCTACTCTCCAAGGAGAACATCTTTGTCAGGGACCCCATGCCGTCGCCGCTGCATGGGCTCCCGATCGAGCTCGAGCACATAGGCGTGGAGCGCGTCCTGAGTTCAAAAGTGATCGCATCCATAATGCTCTGA